In Neisseria brasiliensis, the following proteins share a genomic window:
- a CDS encoding TM2 domain-containing protein, with product MQQPSFSYAASYPHTCNKALYIAMALLFGSFGVHKFCAGRVWMGLFYAVFCWTGIPTIVGIIEGVLAAFKPTDSLGAIIV from the coding sequence ATGCAACAACCGTCTTTTTCTTATGCTGCATCTTATCCCCACACCTGTAATAAAGCACTTTATATTGCCATGGCTTTATTGTTTGGTTCGTTTGGGGTACACAAATTCTGCGCCGGCCGCGTGTGGATGGGTTTGTTTTACGCGGTATTCTGCTGGACCGGCATTCCGACCATTGTCGGCATCATCGAAGGGGTATTGGCGGCATTCAAACCAACCGACTCACTCGGTGCGATTATCGTGTAA
- a CDS encoding Rossmann-like and DUF2520 domain-containing protein codes for MKKIFHIVGAGRVGQTFATLLSRHPEWQLSHIVSRSLPSNAFGATVLADMANLPPADVVIIATPDNAIEATAERLACEVELTPQTVVLHLSGAKTIQVLQAVTTHDALAGSLHPVFAFADVEHSVANLAGNLCAIEAEQAQAVEILQQLAEALGLTAFALPSEYKARYHAALSAASNFSVTLAAFAQDLLTPLALQETLSRRLVGNLMQQSINNLGKLPPLQALTGPIVRGDDSTVAAHLAAMTPEEQAAYRVWAQATLNLAAARLDKQSVEKVQTALHSGSESI; via the coding sequence ATGAAAAAAATATTCCATATCGTAGGCGCAGGTCGCGTCGGACAAACTTTTGCCACTTTATTGAGCCGTCATCCCGAGTGGCAGCTTTCCCATATCGTCAGCCGCAGCCTGCCGTCGAATGCTTTTGGCGCAACGGTTTTGGCAGATATGGCCAATTTGCCGCCGGCGGACGTGGTGATCATCGCCACGCCGGACAATGCCATCGAAGCCACCGCCGAACGCCTTGCCTGCGAGGTGGAATTGACGCCGCAAACCGTGGTGCTGCACTTGAGCGGCGCCAAAACCATACAGGTTTTACAAGCGGTTACGACGCATGATGCGTTGGCGGGCAGCCTGCATCCGGTGTTTGCTTTTGCCGATGTCGAACACTCGGTAGCCAATCTGGCTGGAAATTTGTGCGCCATCGAAGCGGAGCAGGCGCAAGCTGTCGAGATTTTGCAACAATTGGCCGAGGCGTTGGGTTTAACTGCGTTTGCGCTGCCGTCTGAATATAAAGCACGTTACCATGCGGCTTTGTCGGCGGCTTCCAATTTCAGCGTCACCTTGGCCGCGTTTGCCCAAGACCTGCTTACGCCTTTAGCACTGCAGGAAACCTTATCACGCCGCTTGGTCGGCAACTTAATGCAGCAGAGTATTAATAATTTGGGCAAGCTGCCCCCATTGCAAGCCCTGACCGGCCCGATTGTACGCGGCGACGACAGCACGGTCGCGGCGCACTTGGCGGCAATGACACCAGAAGAGCAGGCGGCTTACCGCGTATGGGCGCAGGCGACCTTGAATTTGGCCGCAGCAAGGTTGGATAAACAATCGGTAGAAAAAGTTCAGACGGCCTTACATTCGGGAAGCGAATCTATTTGA
- the minC gene encoding septum site-determining protein MinC: MKPAFDVKSARLDVLAIHLHTADLTELEEFLRQRTGQYQGLEIVPFVLDMQDFEHPESLDLAEVISLFARYGMQILGLRHDNEAWADYAARYHLVFSRGEKSDTPQPPQLQPADIQAVSTTVISNPTVLISTPVRTGQQVYAENGDLIVTGIVSQGAELIADGNIHIYAPMRGRALAGAKGDTNARIFIHSMQAELVSVAGIYRNFEQDLPEHLHKRAVQVSLQDNRLVISAIDTE, translated from the coding sequence ATGAAACCCGCGTTTGACGTTAAGTCGGCACGATTGGATGTGTTGGCTATTCATCTGCACACCGCAGATTTGACTGAACTGGAAGAGTTTCTACGCCAGCGTACCGGCCAATACCAAGGTCTGGAAATTGTACCGTTTGTTTTGGATATGCAGGATTTCGAACACCCGGAATCATTAGATTTGGCTGAGGTTATTTCGCTTTTTGCCCGCTACGGCATGCAGATTTTGGGTTTGCGCCACGACAATGAAGCATGGGCCGACTATGCCGCACGCTATCATTTGGTGTTCAGCCGTGGCGAAAAATCGGATACGCCGCAGCCGCCACAATTGCAACCGGCCGACATTCAAGCTGTGTCCACCACCGTCATCAGCAATCCGACCGTATTAATCAGCACCCCTGTGCGCACGGGTCAGCAAGTTTATGCGGAAAACGGCGACTTAATCGTCACTGGCATCGTCAGCCAAGGCGCGGAACTGATTGCCGATGGCAACATCCACATTTACGCCCCTATGCGCGGCCGTGCCTTGGCCGGTGCCAAAGGTGACACCAATGCACGCATTTTCATCCATTCCATGCAGGCCGAATTGGTTTCCGTGGCCGGCATTTACCGCAATTTCGAGCAGGATTTACCCGAACACCTGCACAAACGCGCGGTGCAAGTTTCATTGCAAGACAACCGCTTGGTTATCAGCGCAATCGACACCGAATAA
- a CDS encoding Spy/CpxP family protein refolding chaperone — translation MMKKYIAVAAASLIGLAGVATAAEAVSQNSRPAKQGHMHKHGQKMHQKGELPRDLQELNLSNKQKAQIQKIMEANRPQQADKRPTVDAAKRAEFQQKMQQRRTAEQALITGKNFDEAAARRLVNERQAEFEQHAAERKQRMADMEVKRLKERHDIFQVLTAKQQKQLLENQQKRQQERADRKAQRSQQSQPNMQGEPRPDMPPMPQN, via the coding sequence ATGATGAAAAAATATATTGCCGTTGCCGCTGCTTCTTTAATCGGTTTGGCCGGTGTGGCCACCGCCGCTGAGGCCGTATCGCAAAACAGCCGCCCAGCCAAACAGGGCCACATGCACAAACACGGTCAAAAAATGCATCAAAAAGGCGAACTGCCACGAGATTTGCAAGAATTGAATTTGAGCAACAAACAAAAAGCGCAAATCCAAAAAATCATGGAAGCCAACCGTCCGCAACAAGCCGACAAGCGTCCGACCGTTGATGCCGCCAAACGTGCTGAGTTCCAACAAAAAATGCAACAACGCCGCACCGCCGAGCAAGCCTTGATTACCGGTAAAAACTTCGACGAAGCCGCTGCCCGCCGCTTGGTTAACGAGCGTCAGGCTGAATTTGAACAACACGCTGCTGAGCGCAAACAACGCATGGCCGACATGGAAGTAAAACGCTTGAAAGAGCGCCATGATATTTTCCAAGTGTTGACCGCCAAACAGCAAAAACAATTGCTGGAAAACCAGCAAAAACGCCAACAAGAACGTGCCGACCGCAAAGCCCAACGCAGTCAACAGAGTCAGCCAAACATGCAAGGCGAACCACGTCCTGATATGCCGCCAATGCCACAAAACTAA
- the rpsB gene encoding 30S ribosomal protein S2 — translation MSQITMRQMIEAGVHFGHQTRFWNPKMEQYIFGARNKIHIVNLEKTLPMFQDAQEAVRRLVANKGTVLFVGTKRQAREIIREEATRADMPFVDHRWLGGMLTNYKTVKQSIKRLEEKTAALENAAEAGYSKKEILEMQRDVEKLERSLGGIKNMKGLPDAIFVIDTGYQKGTLVEAEKLGIPVIAVVDTNNSPDGVKYVIPGNDDSAKAIRLYCRGIADAVLEGKNQALQETVAAAQAAAE, via the coding sequence ATGTCTCAAATTACCATGCGTCAGATGATTGAAGCCGGTGTTCACTTTGGTCACCAAACCCGTTTCTGGAACCCGAAAATGGAACAATACATTTTTGGCGCGCGCAACAAAATCCACATCGTAAACTTGGAAAAAACCTTGCCGATGTTCCAAGATGCGCAAGAAGCGGTTCGTCGTCTGGTTGCCAACAAAGGCACCGTATTGTTTGTCGGTACCAAACGCCAAGCACGCGAAATCATCCGTGAAGAAGCGACTCGTGCAGACATGCCTTTCGTTGACCACCGTTGGTTGGGTGGCATGTTGACCAACTACAAAACTGTAAAACAGTCTATCAAACGTCTGGAAGAAAAAACGGCTGCTCTGGAAAATGCTGCTGAAGCCGGTTACAGCAAAAAAGAAATTCTGGAAATGCAACGCGACGTTGAGAAGCTGGAACGCTCTTTGGGCGGTATCAAAAACATGAAAGGCTTGCCTGACGCCATTTTCGTGATTGACACCGGTTACCAAAAAGGTACTTTGGTTGAAGCTGAAAAATTGGGTATCCCTGTGATCGCCGTTGTTGATACCAACAACAGCCCTGACGGCGTGAAATACGTGATTCCAGGTAACGATGACTCTGCAAAAGCCATCCGTCTGTACTGCCGCGGTATCGCCGACGCCGTTTTGGAAGGCAAAAACCAAGCCTTGCAAGAAACCGTTGCCGCTGCCCAAGCTGCTGCTGAGTAA
- a CDS encoding 5-formyltetrahydrofolate cyclo-ligase — MNLDKTELRRHLRRARAHMHPTERAAATQTINRLLKRHIKKGRHIGVYWPIGKELRLDDFIQTALKRGAKLYLPYIEPNSRRLWFTRYLSNKTQQPERKRGQAKLLIPQFAGEKRRVHRLDILLVPIVGIDKRGYRLGQAGGFYDASLAQMKYRLHTQTLGVGFGCQLIDELPIEPHDIALDGFVSERGELKF; from the coding sequence ATGAATCTTGATAAAACCGAATTACGCCGCCACTTACGCCGCGCACGGGCGCACATGCACCCGACCGAACGTGCGGCCGCCACGCAAACCATCAACCGCCTACTGAAGCGCCACATCAAAAAAGGCCGCCACATCGGCGTGTATTGGCCGATTGGCAAGGAATTGCGTTTGGACGATTTTATTCAGACGGCCTTAAAACGCGGCGCGAAACTTTATCTGCCTTATATCGAACCAAACAGCCGCCGCTTGTGGTTTACGCGTTATCTCTCCAATAAAACGCAGCAGCCCGAACGCAAGCGCGGCCAAGCCAAATTGTTGATTCCGCAGTTTGCCGGCGAAAAACGGCGCGTACATCGCTTGGATATCTTGCTGGTGCCGATTGTCGGCATTGATAAACGCGGCTATCGTTTGGGGCAAGCCGGCGGTTTTTATGATGCGTCTTTGGCGCAGATGAAATACCGTTTGCACACCCAAACCCTAGGCGTGGGCTTCGGCTGCCAATTGATTGATGAATTGCCGATTGAGCCGCACGATATTGCTTTAGATGGTTTTGTTTCGGAACGAGGCGAATTGAAGTTTTAA
- a CDS encoding malate:quinone oxidoreductase, producing the protein MAEATDVVLVGGGIMSATLGILLKELEPSWEITIVERLDDIAQESSNPWNNAGTGHSALCELNYAPLGSDGTVDPERSLNIAEQFMISRQFWATLVSEGKMADNSFINSVPHMSFVMTDDHCAYLPKRFDAFKKQKLFEKMEFSTDRNKIHEWAPLVIEGRNESQPVAANYSAEGTDVDFGNITRQMIENLTSRGVKLLCNRHVEEINREADGAWAIKTCDTRDNTQKLTLRTRFVFLGAGGGALSLLQKSGIPEGRGYGGFPVSGLFLRNNNEATSERHNAKVYGQASVGAPPMSVPHLDTRHVDGKRHLMFGPYAGFKPNFLKQGSMMDLPMSIHRDNLLPILRAGWDNLPLTKYLLGELRKTKEERIASLMEYYPNANPDEWELITAGQRVQVIKKDNKKGGVLQFGTELVMHEDGSLAALLGASPGASTAVPLMIRLVNQCFPQHKEAWQGRIKELIPGYGVKLNDNPEFAEEIISHTAKVLDIHH; encoded by the coding sequence ATGGCTGAAGCAACTGACGTTGTATTGGTTGGTGGAGGAATCATGAGTGCCACTTTGGGTATTCTACTCAAAGAACTCGAACCCTCTTGGGAAATCACCATTGTCGAACGCCTTGACGATATTGCGCAAGAATCATCCAACCCTTGGAACAATGCCGGCACCGGCCACTCGGCTCTATGTGAATTAAACTATGCCCCGCTGGGCAGCGACGGTACTGTCGACCCTGAACGTTCGTTGAATATTGCCGAACAATTCATGATCAGCCGCCAATTCTGGGCGACTTTGGTCAGCGAAGGCAAAATGGCCGACAATTCGTTTATCAACAGCGTGCCGCATATGTCGTTTGTGATGACCGACGACCATTGCGCCTACCTGCCGAAACGTTTTGACGCGTTTAAAAAACAAAAATTGTTCGAGAAAATGGAGTTCTCGACCGACCGCAATAAAATACACGAATGGGCGCCATTGGTCATTGAAGGCCGCAATGAAAGCCAACCGGTTGCCGCCAACTATTCGGCAGAAGGCACCGACGTCGATTTCGGCAACATCACCCGCCAAATGATTGAAAACCTGACCAGTCGCGGCGTGAAATTGTTATGCAACCGCCATGTAGAAGAAATCAACCGTGAAGCCGACGGCGCTTGGGCGATTAAAACCTGCGACACACGCGACAATACACAAAAACTCACCCTGCGCACCCGTTTCGTCTTCTTGGGTGCGGGCGGCGGCGCATTGTCGCTGCTGCAAAAATCCGGCATCCCGGAAGGCCGCGGCTACGGCGGTTTCCCAGTATCCGGCTTGTTCCTGCGCAACAACAACGAAGCAACATCCGAGCGCCACAACGCCAAAGTATATGGTCAGGCATCGGTCGGTGCGCCGCCGATGTCGGTACCGCACTTGGATACCCGCCATGTGGACGGCAAACGTCATTTGATGTTCGGCCCATACGCCGGCTTCAAACCCAACTTCCTGAAGCAAGGTTCGATGATGGACTTGCCGATGTCGATTCACCGCGACAACCTGCTGCCGATTTTGCGCGCCGGTTGGGACAACCTGCCGCTGACCAAATATCTGCTGGGCGAATTGCGCAAAACCAAAGAAGAGCGGATTGCTTCGTTGATGGAATACTACCCGAACGCCAATCCTGACGAATGGGAACTGATTACCGCCGGTCAACGTGTGCAAGTGATTAAGAAAGACAACAAAAAAGGCGGCGTATTGCAATTCGGTACCGAATTGGTGATGCACGAAGACGGCTCTTTGGCTGCCCTTTTGGGTGCGTCACCGGGTGCGTCAACTGCTGTACCGCTGATGATTCGTTTGGTTAACCAATGCTTCCCGCAACACAAAGAGGCATGGCAAGGCCGTATCAAAGAGCTGATTCCGGGTTATGGCGTGAAACTGAACGATAACCCTGAATTTGCCGAAGAAATCATCAGCCACACCGCTAAAGTGTTGGACATCCATCATTAA